cgtcgagccatgcgacattAAACGAAACGTTTTGTGGGAGGAAACCCACGCTTTTAATTCTAACTTTTTTGCTAGTTTTCTTTCGTATGTTTTTAAAATATGTAGGTTTACACAGTGCAGTACATGAGAAGGTAGGAAAAAGTTGAGTATACATTAGCAAAGGAGTTGTACCAGTGCAATAATTGAAAAAATGAGCCAAAAATGGTGTTTTTGAGAAAGTAAAGTGGCCTGACATGTCCCGTGTCAGgaggagaaaaaaaagaaaattttcataGAAGGCTGACACGGTCGCTCGTGTCACGGGACACAGCCCGTGTCAGCTCCCCTGAAGCTTGTGGTTGGAAATCCATTTATTTAGGTGTGGCAAAGCGCTGACATGGCCCGTGTCCCCTCCACTCATTAAACCCATTAACCACTCACCCAATTTCGCTTTTACTCCTATTTAACCTAATGTCTTCACTTTTCTCTTACCTAATctcatgatcttcatcttcatcttctctctctctctctctctctctctcaaaaacCCAAAAACTACATTTAAACTCCACACAAAGTCTCCACCTTTACCCTCTTATACATCTCAATTCCACAACCACCTTCACAAAAGCTTCTCTATTTTCACCCTCTACCATAATCtctaatttatttttactttcaccgtcattttttctcattttttttgcTGATAGAACATCATGCCTCCATGAAGAGCAGTTACAGGTAAGGATGTGGCCGAGTCTTCGAGGCAAAATATAGAGAGCTAGGCGAGCCCCAAATGCGCATGACATAATCTTCGTGAACCCGAACCACCAGAGGAGGTATAATGCTCACATCATGCGTAAGTTAATTCCTATGAGGTACATTTTCGATACTACTCTTGATGCTCTTGGTTTAAAACATGAAATTCATAGGATGTTTCACGCTCTTGGCATGCTAGAGTTTATGCACTTTGAGGCGCCAACCTTTGAGCACATAACTCTTGATTATGCACCCTTGATTTCAAACTGAAAAATAGGTGGACCGGGTCTGCAAAAGTGTTTTATGGTACTCTAACCTTCTGCCTATTTAATTATGAGCATGAATTATCTGATTATGAATTGGGGGAAATTCTTCACCTCTCAATTATTGGACCAGGAATTGTGCCCGATACCTTTTCCCCTAAAGACTTTTGGAGGGAAATTATAGGTAAAGATGAATATATCGCTAAAGGGGAGAAGGCGTCGGGTAATCATAACTCGTGTTTCAGGTATGCAGAGAAGGGATTAGCTTACACCTTATTCGGACGAGGTGACAATATCGGACTTGCAACTCAAAGAGAGTTGTCTTTCTTGTACTACATGACCAACCAACAACAAATCAATGTGGCCGATTTTGCTGCCGATTATTTGGGCCGTGTCGACAGAGCCAGCTCGGTGAAATTTTGGTAGGCGGCATGATTACCTAGATAGCAGACCATCTTGGGTATGAAAGGGACTTGTTTGAGGTAGGTAGTGTATAAGATAAGAACAAAATTGATTTGGAAGCCCTGGTTCACCAATTGACGATTGAAATTCATCCTGATTATTACTCTTTGGTTATCCATAAAAAGCATATTCTTGCCTTGTTTTCCCCTGATGTGATTGGTATTGCTAATCCGGCTAACTGTTGTATGAGTGCACCGCCCCAAAAGATGGGGACGGTTTTATGGCTAATGATTTTGTTGTAGGTGCAGAGATGGTAGATGAGCCATACACTGAGGATTCGTTCATACCCCCCATGATTCGACCCAGCATGTTGCAGGGTCCTATGACATGCCTCCAAATCAATGGGGGTGGGTGCAAACTGAGATCGGTCACCTCCGTACCGAGCAAACCAAACAAGGTGTGGAGCTTTTCAGACAAGGTGAAGAGCTATTTAGGAAATGAATTGAGCAGACCCGACAAGGGACTATTATTGATGAAATGCTAAAACGTCTAATGTTGCGTTTTCCATATCCTACTCCTTCTCCTCAGTAGGCGTTGGGAGTTATCCTCGCGCTTGTGCTAAAACATTGTGTTCGATGTTTAGTTCCTGTGTGGGGggttcttttatttatttgttttgagtttttgttTCTATTCATTTATGGTTTTATGTTAACTTTCATGTTAGTTTACTTTGTGTTGCTTTGTATACCATGCGTTACAGATTGATTGTATTTTGCTGGATGAATGATGAACTGGTAGTTAGAGGATGAAAGATGCAACCCAGACTTACTCCCTAGGTGCCCCTAAAAGCTTATGCAACCGAAAAGAATTGTTGGATGCAACTTGATGGCACCAGACTAAGATTGGAGTACTATAGACCCGAATCAGAAAAGAAACAACATTACACGAGAAGTACTTTGGAACCTGTAAGTTTTGCCCAACATGGGGAGCGTAAAAAAAGCCAGAAAATATATCATAATGAGAGTtcagtcaggtatgactttatcactctGAGTTTGTGTATGTTCTACTCACATAGAACTACATgatgacacacactgaggcacgttgttTCTATATTtccctgagcctttctagccatcccattattatgtttatccTTTGATTGTTATAACCACATTCGTTAACCCATGGCCAAACACTTCTTACCCTGCTCGACATAAGTGTTGTAGTTTTTGAATCTGTGTAAAgttctaagtttggggtggtacACCTAAGATGAGAATGGTCGGTgcgaaaaaattatatatataaaaaaaagaaaagaaaaaaaatgttgagACATAAACTGTTAGAAcgtagtttggttctaatcttatcttagtgttttgatgataacaattaagtAAATTTTGTATAAATGAATATGATACTCTAATTATGTATCTCTTATTTCAGAAGAAGTTCTAATCGTATGCTGAAGATCAAACAAAATTAGTACCATCAGAACTTGGATAAAATACACATGCTAAAAGACAGTCATGCTGAAGAAGTTCTAATGAAGAAACATCGTTAAGCACCAACCGTTGAAGCATAACTCTGATAGACGTTATCTTTACAAGTCAGAAAAGAAGTTTTCTTGAAGGAATACAAAGATAAAATACTCTGACAGAAGAAAGATTACCGTTGGAGacatgaaaattctagtaacacacgctcgatgtcaaactggatgttatgacatccacaattacgcaacACAGACAGTaataaaaaacatcataaaaacagtaaagaacacacataattgtttacccagttcggttcaaacaacctactctgggggctaccaagccagggatgaagtccactatcagtagtatcaattcaaagctaaactcccccgtttacaacttctcacttaatcactacccaatgacccttctacctaggttctacctagatatggaatatctccattccactccccctcaatcacagcagtgattacacataaacacataaacaattacagatagaagacactcttcaaaaacacaccttgatctacttaaaagcttcaatcaagagacacacactcgtgcttaaaagcttagagtgacattacacaaacacaaactattccaacgcaatcatcaaggacaattgcttggatcacacgagacagttacagaacaacagttcttcataatacaaaatcttctgtctgcattccaaaataggattgcagtcctttttatatggagtcttgggccttgggctttttaagaaacacattagggttaacaaagttaacctaattcacacgccaaatGTCTGTTACAAAAtgtgctgtcagtaggatcttctggacgaaatatgcagcactcaataaaatatttcctaaactgataattgagataaatctggaaacacaattaataaacaataacagctcctgctgtcacacacacggatgtcatgacatcgatcatgacattcactacaaaaattgtattagcttcacacatatgcaacctgcataaaacaatatcaaccaggtatgttttaccattaatgcagccaacatgaaaacaccttcaatctccccctttggcaaatttttggctaaaacaaccagtCACACCATACCATAGAAAAACTTGCAGCGGACACAAgataaccaaaacacaataaaacaagCTAATACAAAACATACAacatacatcaccagtatgcacacaaTGCTTAGACAAAACCAGACAGACAGCCACAtgagtagcacaagcacaaacagattaacacaaaaataagcagattagaattgttgatcacacacaaccaccattcttgttgttctggggtgacatattttacttctccccctgtttggccacaaaagttgccaaagcctAAAAAAAAACTTCTCCCCCACCAAGTTTAAATAAGTCCAACAAAAAATTAAACTGACTGAATTCAAATAAAACAGACGCAACTAAATGAAAgagaacaaatcaaacaaaaacaaaaacaaaaacaaaaacaaaacaaacaagactCCAGCTGCAATTACTGCCCAGATTCAGACCCACTTGAGGTGTCTGAAGAACTTTCTTTCTCAGAGTCATCAGCCGGACTAGCACTTTCTTCTTCCAATTCTTGTTCATCTTTATCTTCCATCTCTTCAGTATCTGCAAATTCCTCATTCTCATCCATTTCCAGAGTACGTATCATTTTTCCAAGAGACATTTTTCTAGATTCCAGTTCTTTGCAAGTCTCTTTTAGCATTACTATGACTTCTGCTTTACTGACTGATGCTCCAGATTTGGCAGTTTCAGCTGATGTCATGACAATGTCTGGAACATGCTTACCCTGAAACAGTTTGTAATGGAAGGCCAAGGGACTTTCTCTTTAGCACACTACATCATGTTCATTGAGAATGTTTGAGTACTGATCTAGAATTATACCACACAAGAGGGATGGAAAGGAAATTGGACCCTTAATATTGAAGCTTCCAGCATGCTTCATGGTTTGGTAAAAATATATGCTCCATAATCAAACTTTGCCTTTGTACCTAGAGCATATAGAAATCTACCAAGCACAGTTGAGATAGTGGACTTGTGATTTATTGGAACCCAATTAGCTGCTCCTATCTTGTGAAGCATTGCATACTTGATGCTCAGCTTACTTGCAGTTAGCTTCTCTTTCATGGGCCAGCTTTTTACCTTTTTGGCTGTGATCACTTGGCAAACTTGGTTGTCTGTTACTTACAGCTCGGTTTGAGCTTCATCTGTTCTTCCCAAGAATTTATTAATCACAAAAGGAGAGAACGATACACACTTACCTCTTACAAACACTTTTCTGTAGTCTACACTCCTGCTGTTGCCACAATCTTTAGATAGGATCACCACAAATTCTTTTACTAGCTTCTCATAACATTTGGAAAGATTGCACACAATTTTTACCAGTCCAGCTTCTTGAATCAGCTCTAAGACCTCCTTGTTTTCAAGAGCATTTGGAGCCAATTCCCTTTCAACAACCAATCTCTTTTGGAGAACATACTTCCATCTGCTGGCACTAGAGGCATAGTGGAAGGACACATTATCAATGGGAACTTCAGGAATACTAGCAGCAAGCTTACTGGTTGTAGGCTTCTTCTTCAATGGAATGTCAGGGACATTCACTTCAACATGAGATTCAGGTTCAACAATTTCTcgctcctttcttttctttggaatgACCCTGCTCCAAGATTTTGATGGACCAACCCCTTTACTTTTGGTTACAACTTCGCTCTTGACAGGACCTGTAGAAGTACTCTTCTTCCTGACGGCGTCTTTGGCAGGGTTGTTCACTTGAGTGCTCCTTTTAGGAGATCCTTGGACAATAGCTTTGCCTTTTCTTCTTGTCATTAGTCTGTTTGCTACACTAGGATTCAAGGAGGTAAGTAATTCGTCGTCAGAGTACTCATCTAAGTCTACAACATTAGTATCAGTTTCAGTATTGGCCTTAGGGTTCTCATTATTTTCGATGTCATTGACATCCTCGGTAACATTGGTATTCTTAGCAAACCTTTGTTCATGCTTGTTGATTTCTAGGTCACTATCAACGGTGTGAGCAGCCTCAGCCTTACTGATGCTATTGAGGGGATCAACCATTATGGTTTGAAGAGGAATAGATATTCTAGGCACTTGATGATTCTCCTTCAGAATACGAGTAACAATCCTGGTAATTGCACTATCGACATATTTGGatccttctttagtaagttcctcCATGGTAGCAGATGCAAAGGATTTGGTACCTTTGTTGTGAATACCCTCCTTGGGCCGTTTTGCATGAGTCGTTTTAGGCTTTGTGGCCTTTACTTCGTCACTGATAATCGTCCTTAAAGGGACAACCTTAAGAATCCTATtagggttagaggactcttccggAGTTGCCGAGTCTGAAACGGGAGATTCATCACTCGATTGCTGAGACATTCTGAAACTTAGAGAACTAGAACTTGTTTCACGCATGTGAGAACAATTAAAGTAGTTCAACCTCAGAGAGTAGCTAGCAGAACTACTAGGAAATTTTTCCGTTTTTAGAATACTAGGGGATTGAGGGAGCTTTATATGCACACTGAGTGAGGGAAATTTCAAACCATGGATTTTTACAAAGCCCAAATTGTATTCCCTCACGTGGGTTAATTGCTATAATATGTTTTGGTAGCAGATACCCAACATACCCTTTTCTGTCAAAATGTATTTAGATGTTGTTGCAACATTCTCTGTGACATTGCTTTCAGATAGTCTTTTAGGATCATTGCTCACATCTGACTTTTCCAGTTTTCTTTCCCGATCTGTAATGTCCATCACAAGGCTTACTCTTTCTTCTAGCAGAAATCTATTGATACTTCTGTACTCCCTTACTTTTTCACAGAGTTTCTCATTCATTAAGCAGGTCTCAGAAAAACCAGTAGAAAATTCACTTATGGTGAGATCTCCAACATAggattcttcatcagattcatcaGATTCGTGACGGTAAACTTTTAATTCTTCTTTGATCATGGAGTAGTCAGAGGGGTGGACAGGTGTGTCAGGATTCCATAGATAGCAATTATCCTTAGATCtaaatcccttcatgacttcctcaTTTACTTCATAAGTGATGATGCACTCTTCTTTGGTGAACCTGACATTGAGTCCTTCATCACACAACtgactgatgcttataaggtttgcagccagtccttgtacaagtagAACATTGTTTAGATTAGGGATACCCACCCCTTCTGTCTtcccaacacctttgacttctcttatgtCTCCATCACCCAGAGTTACATAGTTGTTTCCTTCTAGTTTGAGATCTACTAGAGAGCTTTTCCTCCCGGTCATAtgatttgaacaaccactatcaaggtaccaatcttaTTTTGCTGGCATCCTTAGAGAGGTGTGTGCTACCAGAGAAAATTTTTTAGCTGCCCATCGTTGCTTTCTGTTGTAGGTGTTAAACTCAGGTTTGGCTCGATGAGTGTggtttgtgtaacaccccatttctacccggcaaatatatataaatcagagtttttcaaaatttctcaataaacaaatgaggcgtcacataattaaaacaaaaccaatcacatcgtcgcataaagcggatacatagcacctttgaaatagaataacttattttattaaaacacagcggaatcacttaagaatgtattcaataaaatatcttcagttaacttatcattttgtccaaccaaaatgaaacaattaaatagcaacatcataaataatataaatcgttccccccagagtgctacgtatcagagcgacaaccgactcgagtaacggcaactaaatcttcatacttgaatacctgcacgttgccaatataaaggcaacggcgaaacaagagaaaagggtgagatatcaaatcatataagtgggcatatgataaattgcatgctaggattcagacatataaaatcatcacatcacaagtatcaatagctactacaCACATCATACTTcaacagttcattaatctcacatacttttcatcacacaacaagtcataatcatgtaaatagtatcatctaataaatttcacatattcaagtaaacacaaaattcaatagtataatactcaaaagatttgatactattatcccaaatatatacacaatccatcattatcacatattcacacgtttaaccaattatatatcaaaacatcaccaatttcaattatcacatctcatgtacacatgacaatcacataaatacatatattcaaacatcacttaacctcaatgtgactcaatgcaagatatgtgactctatgcatgtggtacccaatatggacccaaagttccaccgcttccgattcatatagaatctagccacgcttcagatccggacaagatcaaagccaccaaatgtaaacatatagtttaccgcttttcgattcactctagaatccaagcctcgcttatgtttcaaagcaaaccacctttgtttcaaggcatccatgatatgaatgtatgtacaatgttaatcaaacatatgcaattaagatcatctctaccatcttaatatttagcatatcacaataattcaactcgatgaattatccaccaattgtacacaacattcacaacacatacatatcattcacatataaaaggtcaattaatcaattacgattcacaaaatccaattaacactagtaaccatactatctcatgttaattctcattttgccaattatatatgaatatacacatttaaaatcaagcaattaatcattaaaattaatgctatccaactacccacagagaatcaatatcaaaacaacatcattgacataataatatatatatttctcaacatatatattcaatcaaaacacaattacggataaattctcaaaatatcgtaatttaccgataaaccaaatagttaatctaattccaaattatattctaatcaattaaacacattgaaattaattcaactattaatttaaccaattaatatcaaactatattaatttaattcacttcaatttctactcaatttccaatttctagcattctattgctcaaaaccatttttattaaaagaatatcgcgctagctttctaacgctttgaACGGAGACTCGaacggagttacggtttaaaagatatgaattgttcaagttccaatgaaaaagtaaacaccgacattatacactcacaactctaaacatgtcagaattactcaaaacaaacaaaagtatgactcttagtaattcaaaacaactctaacaactttattatcaactctaacaactctattgacaactttaataactctattgacaaccctattagcaactctaacaactctattcaaattaaaataatttaaattagcttattaatctaattatttatctctaataccaaaactcctaaaattattacaaataatattaattccaattccattatattctattcctaaaatGTGTGTCAATTCTATCACataatcaatatttatttataaataatatttgaattaaaactcaattttagttgattcgtaaaatatcacaatttcaacaaaataacaccaccacgttaatctactaattaaaattAGATACCACGTAAATTTCCATTAAATTTCgggcaactaattataccgtttaatttgactatttcggtcaaacgggactgttttgagTTACTTTGCTCTATAATTTCTACTGTTTCTATTTCTCAAATCCTAATTCTTGTATAACTATGCTTAGAATCACACCACAATTCATGTGCCAGGATGAATTCATTATTAGCATTCTGTACTGTCAATAAATAAACGGTACACATTCCTACTACTGTCACTAAGTCACGCAATCACAATTGGCAACAGTAAAAAGAGGGAGGAATTAGGATAAAAGGCAATGAAACAATAATAACCattgattgaaaaaaataaagcacTTAAGATTTTAATTAGAATATGCAAATGGAAAACAAGTTATGAAGTCTTTAAATACCAGGCCATTAATTGCAACAGTAGACGTAGTAGCTTtgttaaacaaacaacaaacatccAAACACAGCCgcattaaattatataatttcatAGCCAAAAATTCTACTTCATCAATCAATTAACACAAACAATTGCAATGAATCTACATATCTAATTTCTccacatacaaggtttcataagccccattataggaagagaaccccacccttaccttatcaatggaagcaactcaatgggtctctatttgcatcttcaatttggcaccatggatgaaaatttccaagcttcttcttcttcttcttcattgcttgcctcttcctcttctattcttgtttccttcattatgacaactctcCTCTTtccaaatctctaaaaccctaatataaaaccattTGGGCTTAGCCTTTAGcaaaatttaggcccaataagagatataactaaaataattaattatatcacttataataataattccttcaatataataattccgacttataaataatattattcttaatattatttttccgactatccgacttcaatttatatataattccaaatacgcccttaaataacaccgacaatccaatttcgactaaatcaaatatttaaatccttcaataatttaattaaccaatttaattaaattcggggtgttacagtttGGATATCCAACTATTCTGAAGCAGAATGGTTTTATGTGGCCAAATCTCCCACAGTGATGACACTTCCATTTTTGGAACTTCTTCTTTGAATGCCTCCTTCTTCTGTTTTCTTGAAGTTGTGACATTGGAGCTGACATCTGGCTGTTCACACAGGTCTCGGACTTTGCTCTCCTGAATCCAGAGATGAGTTCCTTTTTAACAATAAATCCCACTCCAGACATGTTTCCTGTTCTTTGTCCAAATTCTAGAGTTTCTTCTGGAATATCAGATCCATTGTTCAAcattttgaatgacttggtcatttgatcaagtttgtggtttaacatgcttacttcactactgagggagtctatggttgcaagatgtttattcttctcagtttccagctctcttatgattatctcttgcttctccacttgtttgcagacttcagcattctccctacacaacttcttgtacgaggcagctagttcatcaaaggttagctcatcatcactggaatcatcatcaaaTTCATAGATTCTTGTTAAAACGGTGACATGTCTTGCAGTTTCTTCTTTTGAATCtgagtcttcatcagaccaagtaacaATCAGTCCTTTATTTTGCTCCTGGttgtaggtaggacattcagctctaatgtgtcagaatccttcacatccatgacactgaacccatttccctagatagggcttctcctcagctttgaaTCTTTTGCTTAAGTCATAGGTCTGACTGATGTCATTGGAAgagttcttgacattgggtctggacttctaatcaactcttttaataagtctgttgaattgttttccaagcatggctatggcgtctgataaattctcatcacttccaccattgctttcttttgaattatcacctgtgttggtgacaaaagcgatgcttttgttcttctcttCAATAGGCTCACAAatgcttgactcaaaggtttgtagagaaccaataagtttgtccagcttcatgttgctgatgtcttgagcttcctctatggcggtcaccttcatatcaaatcgcttaggcagtgatctgaggatcttccttaccagtttttcttcagCCATTTTTTCAACTAAGGCTGCTAAGTTGTTTGAAATCTCGCGGACATTCATGtaaaattcataaatggtttcatcctctttcatcttgagattttcaaacttagtggtaagaatttgaagtctcgacatatTTACCTTGCacgtgccttcatgtgctgttttgagaatatcccaagcttctttagcaagctcacagtgttgcacaagtctgaatatgATCTTGTCAATACCAATGAACagtgcacttagggccttggaattgcccaaagctaactcttcttcatatttgctccattgagtttcaaGAATTaaaacagtggttccatcttccagaattttctcaggatgtttccatccactttcaacagctcaccaggccttgctgtccactgaCTTAATAACTGCTACCATacaaggtttccagtagtcatagttagagccatccaggatagggGGTCTGTTTCTAAACA
The Vicia villosa cultivar HV-30 ecotype Madison, WI linkage group LG6, Vvil1.0, whole genome shotgun sequence genome window above contains:
- the LOC131613615 gene encoding uncharacterized protein LOC131613615, which encodes MRETSSSSLSFRMSQQSSDESPVSDSATPEESSNPNRILKVVPLRTIISDEVKATKPKTTHAKRPKEGIHNKGTKSFASATMEELTKEGSKYVDSAITRIVTRILKENHQVPRISIPLQTIMVDPLNSISKAEAAHTVDSDLEINKHEQRFAKNTNVTEDVNDIENNENPKANTETDTNVVDLDEYSDDELLTSLNPSVANRLMTRRKGKAIVQGSPKRSTQVNNPAKDAVRKKSTSTGPVKSEVVTKSKGVGPSKSWSRVIPKKRKEREIVEPESHVEVNVPDIPLKKKPTTSKLAASIPEVPIDNVSFHYASSASRWKYVLQKRLVVERELAPNALENKEVLELIQEAGLVKIVCNLSKCYEKLVKEFVVILSKDCGNSRSVDYRKVFVRGKCVSFSPFVINKFLGRTDEAQTEL